ATTTTCACACTAATTAGTAGTTCTAAGGCGAGAGCTACTGAAACAAAAATAGCCAGAATGAAAACCGTTTCCGAATTAGTGTATGAGAATGAAATTGAGAATCTTAGTGAGTTAAAAAAGTATACGGTGAGGTTAGCAAATGATATACATGAATATACATATCGACCAAGTGACCCTGTTGAATTAATGAAAATTGTTGGGGATCCAAAAAAGTATAATCAACGAATAAAAGTATTGGCAAGGAATATTCAAGAGGATATAGCGATGATTGATTTCTCACTATCAGTAACAACTAATAATAAGTTTAAAGATGAAGTGTTCTCTAATGCTGATGAACTTTTAAAAATTGCAAAAACAATTTTGGCCATTGATGATGATAAAGAAAAAGCGTACTTAGAGCAAATAAAGTTAAAAGAGAAAAATAGAAAATTCTTAGCTTCTGTTAATAATTATGTAGATGAACAACTAAGATTATTGCCAGCCATGATTAATAGCTTTAAATAGATGGAAAAGATGAAATGGGGAGAAAAAGTAGTTGAAGAGATATATCGTTTCAAGAATCATGAACAAAAATTACCAGCAATAGATGTTCAACTTGTAGCTTGGAAGTCAGGAAAAGTAGGATTAAAGATTACAAATTATATAGGCAATCCTATACATTATGAAACCAAAATTATCTCTTTCTATAATAAAACCGGTGTTTATAATACATTTACTTTTATAATTCCTAAACTTGATTGTCTATTTACAACATTAAATAAAATCCGACCATTTAAAAAGGAGGCAGTGTATAATCCTAAAATTCTTAAAAATCAAGATACTGTTATTATTAGTATGCTTAAAAATAATGAAAGATTTAGAGAAGAAAATCCATTTAGAATTCCAGCATCATTAGATACAGCCTATGCTAATACCTCTAATAATAAAATTACAAGTGATTTTCGCAGAATTCTTTTGTTAAAAGATTCTACAAGTGGTAATACATACGTTTATATATTATCATTACATAATCAACGTTTTGTTTTGATAAAACGAAAGTACGGAATAATGATGTATGCAAAACCACTTATTTTTACGAATAAAGAATCTAAAAACGTTGAAATATACGATGTAAAAAGTTTGATAGATAAAAGCAAGAATATTGATGAATCAGCATTAGAATATTAAATGCAAACACAGGTCGTAACTTTAGATGTCTTAAAACCAATCGGGACCACTGTTGACCTATCCGATAGTTTTAATGCTCGAGTAGGGGACAAGATGACTCCCTTTCAATTATTTATTACTGAAGGTGGTGTGGCCAAAGATCTTAAGGGAATACATCCGGAACTAGAAGCCGAAGTCGGCAATGGTGCTTTACGTAATGGCGTAGCAGTCATGGCCGCTGGTGCTAAGGGCGTTCACTGGGTCGGTAGTACCAATAATGTCACTGGCTATAATCAATTAACCTTAGCTTTCCCAGCCGAAGTATTTCCCCAATCCGGTTTCTGCTACGGTCATTTAATCCTAGCCAATGACGCCGGCGTCCGCGAAACATCCGTTGACATCTGGTTCCAAGTCCTTGATGGCACACCATTAATGGGACTAGTTGCGGATCATTATGATTCAGAATTGCAACTGGAATTAGCAAAGGCAAAGAATGCTAATGACCAGTTTTCTCAGGAAATGCGAAAAACGTATGGCTTGGAAGTAACGGCAGCTGAAAATGCCTTAATTCAAGCTACAAATCACCTAAATAGTCTTGCAGCTACTGCCGGTGATATTGAAGCAAAAATTAAGGCAAATGATATTGCAACGAAAACCGAACTGGCGAATACTCAGCGTGATATTACAACCACCTTAGCACAAGTAGCTATTAATCCAGAAGCTTTTGATACGTTATCCGCACTACAACAAACATATCCTAATGGGAAGGCTGGATTGTTTATAGTTGCTGAAAATGATCATAAGTATATGTATATTGATCATACATGGAAGGATTGTGGCCCCTTTGTTGGTGCTGGTCTTTTAGATAAAAGTGTTAATGTTAATAAGTTAAGTCAAGTCCTTCAAGATTCATTAGTCCCAACTGTTGAAGAAGTACCGATTACTGGGCAATGGAGTGGCTACGTTTCAATTCAGACAGGACATAATGTTGACAATGATGATACTTATTATTCTGATGCTATTCCGGTAACACCAGGAGAGGTTTATTTAGTCAATGGAACGACATACTTTGATGCTCGAACAGTTATTTTATGGGACACTAAGGAAAATATCGTTGGATACTTTCCACAGTCTTTAACGGATAAAGAACTTGATTCAAAGCAAGCGTTTATATTTGCTATTCCGCAAGGCGCTATAACTATGTATATCAACACTAAAAAGGGGAATGGTAATGAACGCCATCTTTACAAAGTAAAGAATTTTGATCGAGTTCAAGATGCCACAACAGATTTTGTTTCATCTGTTGTTAATGGTAAGCAGGCAAAATGTCAGCCGGTAAAATTGACTAAATGTAATAATGATGGTTATTGGCAGTATCAATACGGTTATTACCAATACGATACTGATGGAACAACGAAGGTAGTCGGGTACAATCAAATTTCTATTAAACCGTTTGAAACCTATCGAATTAAGGGTAACTCCTACTTCGAAGCTAATCTATATAATATCTATGATTATGCAGGTCGATTGATTGAAAGTTTTCCTAATAATAATTTAGATGCGCAATTCTATGATCAAACTTTTACCGTTCCTTATAATGGTGCTTTCCTGAAAGTTAACCAGCACAAAGATGGCCCTGAGGTTGCCTTAGAAAAAGTAATCGAATGGCACGATAAATCACCAATTGCTGGTAAGAAATGGGTTGCCATTGGTGATAGTTGGACGGCTGCCAACACTTTAGGGAATACAGTAGCTAATTACACTAATTATGTGGCAGATCGGCTAGGTGTAACTATGGTTAACGCTGGTGTTGGTGGTACTGGCTATGTCGCTCAAAATGGTAACTATGGAGATCAATTCTATAATCGACAAATTCCTGCTGATGGTGATGCTTATACAATCCTTGGAAGTTTTAATGATGTATTCGTTGATGGCTTTAAATTCGGTGATGTTCGCGATACAGATAAATTAACTCTCTGGGGTGGTATGAAAGCTACACTAGACCACATCTGGTCAATTAAAGATGATGCAGCAGTTGGCATCATCGCTCCCGGGCCTTGGGGTGCATTCAATCCTCAAAATGAAAATAACTGGGATAAACTCAATATGAAAGCTAGTGAGATTGGGGAACAGTATGTGGCTACAATGAAGAAGTTTTCAGATTACTACTCATTGCCATTCCTTGATTTGTATCATCAATCGGGATTACGGCCGTGGGATCCTAGCTTTGTAGCAAAGTATTATCATGGTACAAGTGACACTGATAGTACGCATCCTAATACCAATGGTCATCGGATTTTTGCACCGAAAATCATAGATTATCTCAGTAAATTATTTAACTAAATGGGAGAAACTAATAATCTCAAATATATTGAAGAAACATCGCCACAAGCATTGATTGACGTGCTTAATTTCGATTTTGAGCAGACGGCCAATCACTATAATTCTTTCTGCCAGCTCATCAATGACCGGTTAGCGATTCGTAATTCATTGCATTACAATCACAGCTCAATTGATCCTGATTTCAATCGCAGAACTCGACTTGACTTGATAAAAAATATCCGTGATTTGAACCAGGCCTTTAATAAGCTCGCAAGTCTGCTTAATCAATCGCCATTCAGAAAGGTAGATAAAGGGCGGATTATTCCTTATGACTTCACTGCTTGGATTGATGTCGGCATTAAACTAACGAAAGAGCAAATCAACGACTACATCAAGCAAGTCGAAAACGTCCTAAAAGAATTATTTGATTTCAAAATAAAATATCGTCTTAACGACTAATTGATGACACCTCATAAAGAGACAACTAAGGAGCCGATTGGAGACATTATTCTCTGGCCAACAATGCAAAGCGAATGGTCTAAGAATTCGACCTTTCAATTGACTTTCTCAGTATTTGACTATGATTCAGCATTGTATGATCCGCTAGATGTTGAAAGTTCGATTGTGCTTGAGGGACAGGAATATATCGTAAAAAATTGTGTTGAAAACTTTGATACGAACACGAAAAATATCACTGCCTGGCATGTCTATAATGAGATTAGTCGAATTTATAAACGAAGTGACCTTACCTTGAATAACAATCAGGATAGTAATGCTAGTAAGGATCAGTCTTATGGAGTTGAGGACTTACTAAAGGCATGGATTGATGGCAATAAGCTAGGCTTTAGCTATGAAGTTCATGGTAATTTTGATAAACAATCAACTCCTAAGTTTGATAGTGGCAGTGGTAAAGAGATGCTTAGTAAGATTACTGAGTTATGGCCAAGTGCAGTTATATATCCAGACAACAAGAAGATACGGGTGTATTCAGAAGATGAGTTCTATAAGGATAATGGTCGAGTGATTGATTTTCCGAGGGATGCAAAGTCAGTTAAAACTACTCGGGACAGTCAATCAATTATTAACATGATTCGTTGTGTTGGTGGTAAGCATGAGGTTCAGCACACTGTTTATACCGGAACAGGTGGAACTAATGCTAATGGGCCAACTGAGCCAGTTAATGGTGATTGGACACCAGTTATTCAGTATGCTGCTAGCCTTTATGGAATAAAGCCAAATGATCAGCAGCTTAATGTTTTACGGGCACAAATTCGTTTGGAATCGGGCGGTCGGGAAGATGCTCAACAGCCTGGAGCTGATCCAGATGGTGATGGCTCTGGTCCGGCACTTGGGTTACTTCAATTTAAACAACGAACTTTTAATTATTATTGTCGAGAACCGTATACTAATGTTAAATGTGGCTTTGATACGTTAGTTACGTTCTTCAATATTCCTAATGCGCTAGGACAAATTAATGGTGTTACTGGTTGGAGTCCTCATGGTGCCCCAATCACGAAAGATAAATTGATCATTTCACCACCTAATCCGTGGGGATGGCCTTTTCCAGATGTTGGAGAAGGTCATTTTTCATTGGGGCAAACTTTTGGAACACACCCTCAAGATGGAGTAGGGCGAACTAATGGTTTTCACGATGGCCTTGATTTTGGTTCTGTCGATCATCCTGGACGCGATGTTCATGCGATTCATGGTGGAAAAGTCCAGGATATTGGATACATTGCTGGACTGGAAAACTATATAACTATTGTGTCGAATGATTATTTAATTTGCTACCAGGAAGCATTTTTGAATCGAGGAGATATTACTGTTCAAGTTGGGCAAGAAGTTAAAACGGGGGATGTCATTGGCCACCGTGATACTAGCCATCTTCATATCGGAATTACTAAGCAAAAGAATTTAATGACTGCATTGAAAAGTGCCTGGTCAAATGATGGAACCTGGCTTGATCCCTTACAAGTTATACGTGATGGTATCGGTGGTAAAGAAACTAATGATACTGTCGGGAATGATACAACTACAGAATCACAAGAAGAGTATTACTTCCAACCGTTTATGGTAGTTGATCAAAAGTCAATTGACGAATGGGGAGAACATCCTGGGCCTGATCTTGTTGATGAAAGATTTCAAGATGCAGATGCAATGCGTAAATATGCCTTAACTACTCTTAAACCTGATCCAGATTTAAATATTGAAGTCACGCTTCAGGGGAATTCATTTGTACCTGTTGCCGGTGAAATTCTAAGGGTGCTTGCGCGTGATAAATATTCAGGTAGTTATAAGACCGTTGGCTATACGATTTATCCGGAAGCTAAGGGACAAGATAATCAGATTACGTTAAATAATTCAAAAACGACTATTTTAGATTATCAAAACCAGAAAGCTAAACGTCTGCAGGAAGCTCTTGAAGAACAACGACTTCGGATTAGTGGATTAGCAAATAGCATGGATCAGCAATCCAAGTCATTAACGCAAGTCGTGAATGATAAGAAAGAGACGGATAAGAATATGGAAGCAGTAGACCAGAATATTTACTGGATGCAAAATGGTCAGCATAATTTAGTAACTACGATGACCGGCGGAACTGCTTCCAGCGAAAAATATAATGACAGTCCAGTACTTGAGGTAGAGCAAGGCACTCTCAGAAGCAATGAATTTAACCTCAACGGTGCCTCCTCCATCTCAAGTTGTCTCATGGCTAAGTTAAACGCGACTGATAATTCAATTTACGCCACTACTTATGTCGAGTTCCTAAAAAGCGATGGTAGTTCTGCTGGCAAGTCGAATGTTGTCTATATCGTCAATAACGGCGCTTGGCAATCCGCCGGCACAGTCAATATTAAGATTCCAGCCGGAACTACTAAAGGAAGATTAATTTTCGATGTTTCCGGATCTGGTAAGGCATACGTATCACGGGCTCAAGTAAATCTAGGTTATAGAGTGACGGATTGGGGAAGTTTGAAGTGAGTGGTCGTAATCGCTGTAAACATTCTTTACATTAAAATCGATGATCAAAAAGAAGTGGCCAGCACAGATATTACTGACCACTTAACTTTTCTTGGCTTAACTGAATCGCCTAGTATTGTTAATAATTACCGTGATGATTCCCAACAAGATGGTCAAATTTGGAGTTATTCCCGTTATGGCCAAACGACGATCACCGCTAAGTTCTTATTACAGTTCTTTGATCGAAAAGACTTTAAGATGGCAAAGCATGAGATTTATCGTGTCTTTGCACAAAAAGGAATCTTTAGGTTAAGAACAGGAGTTGAGCCGGATATTGTCCGTTACTGTCGGGCTAGTTCTTTTGAGATTAAAAGCGAACCAGAAGAAGTTAACTATTGTACGTTTGAAGTGCCTTTCGAAAATCCTAGTGGGATGCGATTTAGTAAATTGCATACGGATGAGATGAAAGATGAGGATTTCTCAGACTTGAATATGAACATGGATGAGGAAACTCCTTCATACCATTTCAAAGGCCAGAATAAGTTTTCTATCCTTAATGATAGTGATATTACAATCGATCCTGTTGAACAGCGTCATGATCTAAAAATTACTATTAAGCATAATGGTGGAAAATTCACGGTAAAGAATACAACTACTAATACTTCTTGGACGTACAATCAAAATCTATCTGGAAACGATACTCTCTTGTTAAAGGGACGCCGAACATTTAAGAATAACAATCCGGATAGTGCCAATACCGATTATGGGTATATTACTTTAGCGCCTGGAAAGAATAACTTTGAAGTTACTGGTGCAGATGACTTGGAAATTACATTTAGTTTCCCATTTATGTATCTTGGTTAGATGACCCAATCATTAGGACATTTGGCAGCAACTGTTAGTTTGGATATTGATCCGTTTAAAGCGGCTAATGGTGTTTTAAAAGCGCAAATTAAATCAACAGCCAATGCTTTGCGTGCGCAAGAAGCGGCACTGAAAGCATCCGGTGGAAGTATTAATAATATACGTGCTGCTTATGCGACTATGAGTCAACAAATGCGCAATTATAATGCGCAACTCCAGAATGCTAAGAAAGCAATGGATGATACTACCAGGAGCGAGCAGTCACGAACTAAGGCAGCAACCCAATATAATAAAACGTCTGCGCAAATTGAACAATTACGTGGACGAATGCAAGCTCTTAATCGTGATATTGAATTGCAGTCGAATAAGTGGACACAACTTGCTAATCGCACTCAACATTTTGGAAATGTGGCCACCAATGTTGGTTCTAAAATATCTGGTGTCGGTCGAGGGATGTCGACTTATTTAACAGCTCCAATTGCGGCAGGGTTAACATATTCCGCTAAGAAACTCGTTGACTTCCAAGATCAAATGACAAAGGTCAAGAACGTTATTCGAACTTCCGGAGAATCAGCTGCAGAAACGAATGCCGCATATAAAACGATGACTGCAGATGCCCGAAAGTATTCTGACGAGTACGGTGTTAGTCAGCAAAAGATTGCTGCCGGGTATCAAGATCTAGTAAAGCGTGGTTATACATCTAAAGCAGCAATTGGAGTAATGCGGAACGAACTTAAAGCATCTGTGGCCACTGGGGATGACTTTAATGATGTAATCAAAGTTGCTTCGCAGACAATGGAATCTTTTGGACTGGCTACTGATAAAGCAGGACGTCCAATCAAGAATGCTGCAGTCATGCAGCGTAGATCTACTAAAACATTAAATGAGTTAGCCTATGCTGCCGATGCCACATCAACTGATTTTCAATCACTTGGTGTGGGAATGTCATATGTTGGCTCAACTGCTCATCAAGCAGGTTTTAGTCTCTCGGAAACTGCTAGTGCAATGGGGATCTTGTCTAATAATGGTCTAGAAGCAGACAAAGCTGGTACTGGTCTACGAAAGGTTATCAATTCACTAATTACGCCAACCGCTAATGGTCAAAAAGCTTTAGCAAGTATTAATTTAAGTACTAAAGATTTTCTTACTAAGAGTGGAAAGTTAAAATCAATGTCGTCTATTTTTAAGACGTTAAATGACCATATGAAAGGCTTATCTGGTCACCAAAAGAATGATATTTTTCATGCGTTATTTGGAACAACTGGACAACAAGCTGGGGCAATTTTAACCGAAAACGCTAATCGGTTACGTGAACTTAATAAAGAAGTTCAAAACTCTGCCAAGCGGGATTATATCGGCGACTTGTCACAGAAAAACCTTCAATCTCCTAAAGCACAATTAGCAATCTTCAAGGAGTCTTTAACTAACGCTGGAATGGATATGGCTAAGTATGTTCTGCCAGCAGTGATTCCGTTAGTACAGAATATTTCCAAACTTGCTCATGGCTTCGGAGATTTATCACCGGCTGTTCAGAAGGCAATTGTAGCAACTACTTTATTCACTGCCGGAGCTGGCCCGTTGTTCTTAATTCTTGGTAAGTTGACGAGCGGTGCTGGTAAAACTGTCCTCACTTTTGGTAAGCTTGCCGCTGGTTTAGGCCGAGCCCAGACTGCAATGAAATTAGGAGCCAGTGGGTTAGACGTTATTGGCTCAGCTTTTTCAAAATCAACGTTTCAAGCTGCAAAGTTTGGAACAACCATGACTGGTGCAGGTGGTCGGGCGGTTCAAGCTGCTAACGGTGTTGGTGCTGCGACTGTCGCTTTACAAGGTACCGGTGTAGCTGCAGGTGAAGCAGGTGCTGCTACTGCTGCGGCTGGAGTATCTTTAGGAACAGTTGCCGCTGTTGCTGGAGTTGCTACTTTAGCCATTGCCGGCGGAATTACTGTTTGGGAGCTTTGGGGTAAGAAAGCTGTTGAATCATCACAACGAACGGATCGTTGGGGATCTGACGTGGGTGCAGCTGCTGATAAAGCTCTTGGAAAATTTAAGGATACTTCAACTGGTATTCAAGCAGCTCTAACCGATATGGATACTGCAACAAAAACTTCTACTAAAAGTATGGCAGATTCATTTGATCGCGAATTTAGTCAAATGGAATCAGATGCCCGGAAACATTTAGAAGGTGTTAAAAAGGCTGAGAAAGATATGTCTCCAGAAGTTGCTGCTGCAGTTGATCGGGAAGCACAGCATGAAAAAGATACGATGAATAAGATCCTTAGTAATGCTGATCAAGCCAGGACAAGAGCAAATACAATCCTACAGACTTCTAATAAGAATGTCGCTAGTTTAAGCGATACTCAACGAGTAATGTTGCAAAATAATCAGCAACAGATTGTTGATGATGAACTCAAAATGTGGAGCTTAACTGGTAATCAGCGTAAAAAAGCAATGGCAGCATTAAATAACGATGTTGCTAATATGTCTCATCGCCAACGTAATACAGCATTGGCCGATTTGCGTACTCAATCTGATAATATGCGTAATGAATATGCAAAACAGGAAAATAGTCTTAAGCGTCAATTAAAAGCTGGAACTATTAATCAAAATGAGTATGCGGCTGGTATGCGAGCTAATAAAAAAACTCTTCAAGACTATGTTGATAAGGCTTCTGCTGAATATATTCGGTTAGCACGTGCAAATGGGCAATCTACAAGTCGCATTAAAGAAGATATGCAAGCAGAAGGATTAAGTTATTCGGCTGGAATGAAACAACTGGATAAGCTGGCCAAAAATGCTGAAAAGAATTCTAAGAGTATTGCTGTTTCCCTTGACGGTCTCAAAGGTAAAACTAAGGATGCCGCTAAAATGTGGAATGACTTAGTTTTCGATCCCAAAACTGGTAAGGTTCGGACCAACGCCCAGGAGGAAGTTAACAAGGCTGTTAATTCCAAAGATCAATGGAACCAAATTAAACTTCTGAAAAAGGAAGGTAAGTTAAGTACCAATGCTCAACAAATGGTGGCAGCTGCATTAATCGAAAATGGTAAATGGGATAGCATGAGTTGGAAAGAGCAGAAAGCTTGGTTGAAAGACGGATTTAGTGAAACAATTGTTCAAGCTTTAGAGAAGTCGGGAAAATGGAATAATCTTGATCTTAAGACCAAAGAAGCAATTGTTAAGGCTAAAGGTAAGCAAGAAATGGCCGACATTCTGCTTGAATCCGGTGCATGGAATTCCTTGTCATTAAAACAACAGGAAGCAGTAATTACTAATAAGGCAACTAAGCCAATTTATGAAGCCTTGCAAAGTTCCGGACAGTGGAATAATTTAACCTTAAAACAACAGGAAGCGATTATTGACGCTAAAGGAACTCCACAATTAGTTGATGCATTAGTGCAGGCTAACCAATGGAATAATCTTACATTTAAGCAGCAGCAAGCATTAGTAACAACTAAAGGGACTGCTGATGTAATGGATGCTTTGAATAAGATCGGACGATGGAATCAATTATCGCCTAAACAACAAGAAGCCATTGTTAATGCCAAAGGTTCTGGCCAATTAGGGGAATTAATTTCAAAGTACAATCTTTGGAAAGGGATGCCAGCAAGTACAGTTAAGCAAATTGTTGCAGAAGATAGAGCCAGTGGAAACTTAAAGGCTGCTAATGATGCAATTCTTGCTTGGCAACGTGCTAACCCTGGCGCTCCTAAAAATGCTTTAGCCGTTGATAATGCTAGTGGACCATTTCGAAATGCTACTGGGAGTGTATTTAACTGGAATGGAACTGGTGCAAACTCAAAGTCAGCCAATGGGTTTGATAATGCTTCTGGTCCGTTTGGTTCTGCTACTGGTTCAGTCGGAAATTGGAATGGGACTGGCGCAAATACTAAAACTGCTAAGGCTAATGACCAAGCTACCAGTGTTATTAAAGGAGCTATTGACTGGATTAACAAATGGAATAGTACAAGCCCAATTGTTCAGACTATAAAGACTGTCCATGAGTTTGTTACTAAGCATCACGCTAAAGGTACTAACTATCACCCAGGTGGTCCGATGGTTGTTAATGATCAACCTGGACCGGTCTTTCGAGAAGCTGTTCAATTCCCGGGGGCAGAACCATTTATTCCGTTTGGTAGAAATGTTCTTTTAGATGCACCTCGTGGAACAAAAGTTGTTAAAGCTAGTGATACTGCTAAGATGTTTAAGCACTTACCACAATATGCTAATGGTACTGATGATGCCGTTTCTGTATTAACTAACTTTAAGCCTAATATGCAAAGTACCCAAGTTGTAAATAATTACAATAACGGTGGCCAAAGTAATAATGGGATGCAAAAAGAGATGTTAGATCGGATGGACCAGATGCTTAATCGCTTTGGGACAATGCTGGGCTTAAATGCAGCTCAACTTTCTGCAATTAAAGCCGGCGCCTTTGACAAGAACCAGTTTTATAGTATTGAAGGAACTGATCAAGCATTATTTGATAATCAACATCTTTAGATGATTGATGATTCAATCAAGAGTCTCACAGATTTCATTAAAAATAAAATGCGCGATGGATATAAATGGAATGAGGTCAGTAAGCTAACACTTTCAGATTTGAAATTAATGAATTACGTCTTTGAAGAAAAGCAGACAACCATTGATAAAGCATTCCCATTCTTATTCTAGATGCCATATAAATTAAAAGTAAAAACAGATGGCAAAGAAACAATCTATGAACGAAAAGAAGCCCCAATGCTTGAAAATCTATTAGATGCATTAAAGGTTCAACGTCAAGAAATAGTGATGTACTCTGATCCCAAAAAATTGCCAACAGATAAAGATAATGAACGATTATTAAGTTTACGGGCTGAGTTTGCTGCTAATTTTTGGAAGAATGGATTGACTAAAAAGGATGTTCTTTCAGGAGTTACGGCTATAGAAGGGTTAATTAGCATTGTTAATGCAATTAATGAAACTCTCGGTTCTCCTCTAAGTGAAGATGACTTAGAAGAGAAAAAGGATAACGAAAAGCCAAAAAAATAAATGGGAACACCAAATGCAAAAGTTGCTAAGTTTGGAGCCTCTAATTTTGAATACGGGGTACTAGACGAGAATGAAAAGATTAAAGATACCCGAAAGATGAGCGGGTTAAGTGAAGTTAAGCTGGAGCTGACTAACGAATTAAAGACGTTAGCAGCCGATGACGGCCCTTACTTGGTTCTTTCTGGTGGAATTACCGAAGCTAAGGAAACCATCAACCTTTATGATATTGATTCCATCATGAAGAAAGACTTGTATGGAATTGATATTCAGAACGGTACAGAAGTTTATACTAAGAATCTTGTACCAAATTATGTTGCTACTATGTTCCGGACAAAGCTTTCAAACGGGAAGCATTGTTGGGTTGGTTTAACCAAGGGGATGTTCTCCTTACCAGGTATTTCAATCAAGACTCAGGACGGTGCTCCAGACCCAGAAGCAGATGAAATTGAAGGTAATTTTGTTCCGCGTGGGGATGCGGATACTGGAACCATCCTTTTAATCGGTCGGGAAGATAATGAAGGATTTGATTTTGCTAAGTTCCATGCAATGGTCTTTGGGGAAGAAGCTCCAGTAACTGATCCAACCAGTACAAAAGATACTAAACCAGAAACTGTTGTTGATAAAGGGTAAATGAAAACTCCAGAGATGCAAGTAGCCGATTATCTAACGAATGATGAGCGCCTAGTCGCGATGATGGATAAGTTGCGACAAGATAAATTATCATATGTTCCAATTTTTACTAGTACGCCTGATGATCCATTTATTAAAGCGAGTTCAGCACCGTGGATTCGGATCACCCCTATACCTGGGGATGATGCAATCTATAGTGACGATGCTCGCTTTTTTGAATACCCACGTGTACAAGTTGATTTTTGGATTCGTGAAGAAAATGATGACCGGCTAATGGATGTTCAAGAACGAATATATGAAACCCTCCACAGTCATGGCTTTGAACGTTACTACAAGAATTCTTATCCGGATCCGGACTTGGATAATTGCATAATGGTCACAGCTAACTTTGAAGGGTTTGAAGAAAGGAATGATATTTAAATGGCAGTGACCGGTGAAGCAGAGTTGATTGCTAACTTAACTAAACTTGAAAAGACGGAAGAAAAGAAGGCACGAAAAGCAACGCGTGATGGTGCTAAAGTCTTTCAAGAGAAATTAAAAGAAGTTACTCCAGTTGCAAAAAGTGGCGATCACTCTAATATGACCCCTTTAGCCGAACATACCAAACACGGTAATTTGAAGACTAATGATGGTGATTACTCAATGGATGTTGGTTATGACAAAGAAAAAGGTTGGATTGCTCACTTTCCCAATGCGGGAACTTCTAAACAACATCCACAGCACTTTATTGAAAAAGCGCGGGCACAATCTAAAAAAGAGATACTTGCTAAATATATTGAGGACTTGAAAGTATGAGTGTGGGCAGAAGTTCCTAAGCTGTCAGTCCGTGAATTTGTCCAAAACAGTTCAAACGTGGGGTTCAGAAAAGAATCACCCACGTTTTTAATTGCCTTCAAAACTCTTAAGGAAATTCAATCGAATTGGTTAATTAACTGGCGAGGAAAATGGTATGAAATCACGGGAA
The genomic region above belongs to Limosilactobacillus reuteri and contains:
- a CDS encoding phage tail protein; the protein is MTPHKETTKEPIGDIILWPTMQSEWSKNSTFQLTFSVFDYDSALYDPLDVESSIVLEGQEYIVKNCVENFDTNTKNITAWHVYNEISRIYKRSDLTLNNNQDSNASKDQSYGVEDLLKAWIDGNKLGFSYEVHGNFDKQSTPKFDSGSGKEMLSKITELWPSAVIYPDNKKIRVYSEDEFYKDNGRVIDFPRDAKSVKTTRDSQSIINMIRCVGGKHEVQHTVYTGTGGTNANGPTEPVNGDWTPVIQYAASLYGIKPNDQQLNVLRAQIRLESGGREDAQQPGADPDGDGSGPALGLLQFKQRTFNYYCREPYTNVKCGFDTLVTFFNIPNALGQINGVTGWSPHGAPITKDKLIISPPNPWGWPFPDVGEGHFSLGQTFGTHPQDGVGRTNGFHDGLDFGSVDHPGRDVHAIHGGKVQDIGYIAGLENYITIVSNDYLICYQEAFLNRGDITVQVGQEVKTGDVIGHRDTSHLHIGITKQKNLMTALKSAWSNDGTWLDPLQVIRDGIGGKETNDTVGNDTTTESQEEYYFQPFMVVDQKSIDEWGEHPGPDLVDERFQDADAMRKYALTTLKPDPDLNIEVTLQGNSFVPVAGEILRVLARDKYSGSYKTVGYTIYPEAKGQDNQITLNNSKTTILDYQNQKAKRLQEALEEQRLRISGLANSMDQQSKSLTQVVNDKKETDKNMEAVDQNIYWMQNGQHNLVTTMTGGTASSEKYNDSPVLEVEQGTLRSNEFNLNGASSISSCLMAKLNATDNSIYATTYVEFLKSDGSSAGKSNVVYIVNNGAWQSAGTVNIKIPAGTTKGRLIFDVSGSGKAYVSRAQVNLGYRVTDWGSLK
- a CDS encoding SGNH/GDSL hydrolase family protein; protein product: MQTQVVTLDVLKPIGTTVDLSDSFNARVGDKMTPFQLFITEGGVAKDLKGIHPELEAEVGNGALRNGVAVMAAGAKGVHWVGSTNNVTGYNQLTLAFPAEVFPQSGFCYGHLILANDAGVRETSVDIWFQVLDGTPLMGLVADHYDSELQLELAKAKNANDQFSQEMRKTYGLEVTAAENALIQATNHLNSLAATAGDIEAKIKANDIATKTELANTQRDITTTLAQVAINPEAFDTLSALQQTYPNGKAGLFIVAENDHKYMYIDHTWKDCGPFVGAGLLDKSVNVNKLSQVLQDSLVPTVEEVPITGQWSGYVSIQTGHNVDNDDTYYSDAIPVTPGEVYLVNGTTYFDARTVILWDTKENIVGYFPQSLTDKELDSKQAFIFAIPQGAITMYINTKKGNGNERHLYKVKNFDRVQDATTDFVSSVVNGKQAKCQPVKLTKCNNDGYWQYQYGYYQYDTDGTTKVVGYNQISIKPFETYRIKGNSYFEANLYNIYDYAGRLIESFPNNNLDAQFYDQTFTVPYNGAFLKVNQHKDGPEVALEKVIEWHDKSPIAGKKWVAIGDSWTAANTLGNTVANYTNYVADRLGVTMVNAGVGGTGYVAQNGNYGDQFYNRQIPADGDAYTILGSFNDVFVDGFKFGDVRDTDKLTLWGGMKATLDHIWSIKDDAAVGIIAPGPWGAFNPQNENNWDKLNMKASEIGEQYVATMKKFSDYYSLPFLDLYHQSGLRPWDPSFVAKYYHGTSDTDSTHPNTNGHRIFAPKIIDYLSKLFN
- a CDS encoding phage tail domain-containing protein, which encodes MVVIAVNILYIKIDDQKEVASTDITDHLTFLGLTESPSIVNNYRDDSQQDGQIWSYSRYGQTTITAKFLLQFFDRKDFKMAKHEIYRVFAQKGIFRLRTGVEPDIVRYCRASSFEIKSEPEEVNYCTFEVPFENPSGMRFSKLHTDEMKDEDFSDLNMNMDEETPSYHFKGQNKFSILNDSDITIDPVEQRHDLKITIKHNGGKFTVKNTTTNTSWTYNQNLSGNDTLLLKGRRTFKNNNPDSANTDYGYITLAPGKNNFEVTGADDLEITFSFPFMYLG